Proteins encoded within one genomic window of Humulus lupulus chromosome 1, drHumLupu1.1, whole genome shotgun sequence:
- the LOC133814514 gene encoding probable E3 ubiquitin-protein ligase ARI7: MQSVHLEKLSDIQCQPESQLKFITEAWLQIVECRRVLKWTYAYGYYLPEHEHAKRQFFEYLQGEAESGLERLHQCAEKELHVYLNAEGQSKDFNEFRTKLAGLTR; this comes from the exons ATGCAGAGCGTGCAT cTTGAGAAGCTGAGTGACATACAGTGCCAACCTGAGTCACAGCTAAAGTTCATAACAGAGGCCTGGCTTCAG atcgtTGAGTGCAGGCGTGTTTTGAAATGGACATATGCTTATGGATATTATTTACCAGAGCATGAACATGCCAAGAGACAGTTCTTTGAGTACTTGCAAG GTGAGGCAGAGTCTGGGTTGGAAAGACTTCATCAATGTGCAGAAAAGGAGCTACATGTTTACCTTAATGCAGAGGGCCAATCAAAAGACTTCAATGAGTTTCGCACAAAACTTGCTGGACTGACCAGGTAG